In Thauera aromatica K172, one DNA window encodes the following:
- the flgB gene encoding flagellar basal body rod protein FlgB: MTDRLEEALNHHRQALSLRHERQKILAANIANADTPGFKARDIDFRAEFASALGRRGERLELAATAPGHLARRGAPAAVSEVLYRVPDQPSLDGNTVDIDRERSAFVDNSVRYQAALTLLNQRIQGLKGAMAPE, encoded by the coding sequence GTGACCGACCGCCTGGAAGAAGCGCTCAATCACCATCGACAAGCCCTGTCGCTGCGCCACGAGCGGCAGAAGATCCTCGCCGCCAACATCGCCAACGCCGACACGCCCGGCTTCAAAGCGCGCGATATCGACTTCCGTGCCGAATTCGCCTCCGCCCTCGGGCGGCGCGGCGAACGTCTCGAACTCGCCGCCACCGCGCCCGGCCACCTTGCCCGCCGCGGCGCGCCGGCGGCGGTGAGCGAAGTGCTGTACCGGGTGCCCGACCAGCCCAGCCTCGATGGCAACACCGTCGATATCGACCGCGAACGCAGCGCGTTCGTCGATAACTCGGTGCGCTACCAGGCTGCGCTGACGCTGCTCAATCAACGCATCCAGGGCCTCAAGGGCGCGATGGCGCCCGAATGA
- a CDS encoding flagellar hook assembly protein FlgD, whose amino-acid sequence MSTTIDTSVLNTLNQSATASARQSAELRDSFMTMLTTQLKNQNPLDPMDNAEMTSQLAQINTVSGIEELNRTLELISTQIEASGMLEAASLIGKGVLVPGDRVLLDHDADGVPASTPFGIELAGPADNLAVSIIDAGGQVVNRYELGAVDAGMETFTWDGLNSQGAAAAPGAYRVQVEALQGDKAVEVSTFNYALVGGVVPVGDQGGFLLDLGAIYGQVEFGAVKQIL is encoded by the coding sequence ATGAGCACCACCATCGACACTTCCGTCCTCAACACGCTCAACCAGAGCGCAACGGCCTCCGCCCGTCAGTCCGCCGAGCTGCGCGACAGCTTCATGACGATGCTGACCACCCAGCTGAAGAACCAGAACCCGCTCGATCCGATGGACAACGCGGAGATGACTTCGCAGCTCGCGCAGATCAACACCGTCAGCGGCATCGAGGAGCTCAATCGCACCCTGGAGCTGATCTCCACCCAGATCGAGGCCAGCGGCATGCTCGAAGCGGCCTCCCTGATCGGCAAGGGCGTGCTCGTGCCGGGCGACCGCGTGCTGCTCGATCACGACGCCGATGGCGTCCCGGCGTCCACGCCGTTCGGCATCGAGCTGGCCGGGCCGGCCGACAATCTCGCCGTTTCGATCATCGATGCGGGGGGGCAGGTGGTCAATCGCTACGAACTGGGCGCCGTCGATGCCGGGATGGAAACCTTCACCTGGGACGGCCTCAACAGCCAGGGAGCGGCTGCGGCGCCGGGCGCCTACCGGGTGCAGGTCGAAGCCCTGCAGGGCGACAAGGCGGTCGAGGTCAGCACCTTCAACTACGCCCTGGTCGGCGGCGTGGTGCCGGTGGGCGACCAGGGCGGTTTCCTGCTCGATCTGGGCGCCATCTACGGCCAGGTCGAATTCGGTGCGGTCAAGCAGATTCTCTGA
- the flgC gene encoding flagellar basal body rod protein FlgC codes for MTMFSIFDISASALSAQAKRMNVSASNLANADSVTGPDGQPYRARQVVFETVAAQDGVGGVRVKEVIDDPSPMRMEYRPEHPLANGEGYVTMPNVDPVHEMVNMISASRAYQANVEIMNTSKQLMLKTLTLGEG; via the coding sequence ATGACGATGTTTTCGATATTCGACATTTCCGCTTCGGCGCTGTCGGCCCAGGCGAAGCGCATGAACGTGTCGGCGAGCAATCTCGCCAACGCCGACAGCGTCACCGGCCCCGACGGCCAGCCCTACCGCGCCCGCCAGGTCGTGTTCGAGACCGTCGCGGCGCAGGACGGGGTCGGCGGCGTGCGCGTCAAGGAAGTCATCGACGACCCCTCGCCGATGCGCATGGAGTACCGTCCGGAGCACCCGCTGGCCAATGGCGAAGGCTACGTGACCATGCCCAACGTCGATCCGGTGCATGAAATGGTCAACATGATCTCCGCTTCGCGCGCCTATCAGGCGAATGTCGAAATCATGAACACGAGCAAGCAGCTGATGCTCAAAACCCTGACTCTCGGCGAGGGCTGA